Proteins encoded in a region of the Frondihabitans sp. 762G35 genome:
- a CDS encoding DUF2273 domain-containing protein: MTATTTGIAVGAVLGVVAVAFGFWAFILVAVFIALGALVGRIASGKLDVASLTDVLRGRRSSS; the protein is encoded by the coding sequence GTGACCGCCACCACGACCGGCATCGCCGTCGGCGCCGTCCTCGGCGTCGTCGCGGTGGCCTTCGGCTTCTGGGCCTTCATCCTCGTCGCCGTCTTCATCGCCCTCGGCGCCCTCGTGGGGCGCATCGCCTCCGGCAAGCTCGACGTCGCCAGCCTGACCGACGTCCTCCGCGGACGGCGCTCCTCCTCGTGA
- a CDS encoding DMP19 family protein: MSTDIEEAIWDRAELRAGGDAPEAGDQALSALLRVHAEVSSSGFEDALKTLTRSDLEEGAEGFEFFGALAVRDLVLEASDLDVVPDDEDDDAPTADEVDERLDALDDRYAELVPSESALTALVATRYRDHPDDFAPVG, encoded by the coding sequence GTGAGCACCGACATCGAAGAAGCCATCTGGGACCGCGCCGAGCTGCGAGCGGGCGGCGACGCCCCGGAGGCGGGCGACCAGGCCCTCTCCGCGCTCCTGCGGGTGCACGCCGAGGTGTCCAGCAGCGGCTTCGAGGACGCCCTCAAGACCCTCACGCGCAGCGACCTCGAGGAGGGCGCGGAGGGCTTCGAGTTCTTCGGCGCGCTCGCCGTCCGCGATCTCGTCCTGGAGGCGAGCGACCTGGACGTGGTGCCCGACGATGAAGACGACGACGCGCCCACGGCCGACGAGGTCGACGAACGCCTGGACGCCCTCGACGACCGCTACGCCGAGCTCGTCCCGTCGGAGTCGGCGCTCACGGCGCTCGTCGCCACGCGCTACCGCGACCACCCCGACGACTTCGCGCCCGTCGGCTGA
- a CDS encoding Asp23/Gls24 family envelope stress response protein translates to MADSKSTPKPASAGRVDKVVTPVTTVTTPTTAAAPGKTVIADSVVSKVAGIAAREVPGVYALGGGAARAFGAIRDVIGNTDLTQGVRVEVGETQVAADVTIVVEYPTPMHAVAEQVRTAVSQAITQLVGMEVAEVNVAINDVHIPGEDDSDEAVTESRVQ, encoded by the coding sequence ATGGCCGACAGCAAGAGCACCCCGAAGCCGGCCTCGGCCGGCCGCGTCGACAAGGTCGTGACACCCGTCACCACCGTGACGACGCCCACGACCGCCGCCGCTCCCGGCAAGACCGTCATCGCCGACAGCGTCGTCTCCAAGGTCGCCGGCATTGCTGCCCGCGAGGTCCCCGGCGTCTACGCCCTCGGTGGCGGAGCCGCTCGCGCGTTCGGCGCGATCCGCGACGTGATCGGCAACACCGACCTCACCCAGGGCGTCCGCGTCGAGGTGGGCGAGACCCAGGTCGCCGCCGACGTCACCATCGTCGTCGAGTACCCGACCCCGATGCACGCCGTCGCCGAGCAGGTCCGCACGGCCGTCTCGCAGGCCATCACGCAGCTCGTGGGCATGGAGGTCGCCGAGGTCAACGTCGCCATCAACGACGTCCACATCCCCGGCGAGGACGACAGCGACGAGGCCGTCACCGAGAGCCGCGTCCAGTGA
- a CDS encoding NAD(P)H-quinone oxidoreductase, which translates to MRAITIPQPGGPEALVLADIAEPVVGPNDVLIEIAAAGVNRADIGQRQGSYPSPPGSPAGPGMEVSGTIVGLGSALVAAAAAAAPADAADNSGRAGSSPADAPASDNSGWAIGDRVCALLGGGGYAERVAVDAGLVLPQPAMTTLVDAAGLPEVAATVWSNVFENGGLREGQTLLVHGGTSGIGTMAIQLGIAVGARVVATAGSAEKVAFCESLGAIGVNYREDDFVAAAKAATDGRGVDVILDLVGGDYLARNIDALATAGTIAVIANQSGSASTFQLGALMGKRGRIWATTLRARPLAEKVAIIAGVREHVWPLIAAGSVRPIIDRVFPLADAADAHRRMEGGDHIGKLLLTP; encoded by the coding sequence ATGCGCGCAATCACCATCCCCCAGCCCGGCGGCCCCGAGGCCCTCGTCCTCGCCGACATCGCGGAGCCCGTCGTGGGCCCGAACGACGTCCTCATCGAGATCGCGGCGGCGGGTGTGAACCGGGCCGACATCGGCCAGCGGCAGGGCAGCTACCCGTCGCCCCCCGGATCGCCGGCGGGGCCGGGCATGGAGGTGTCCGGCACGATCGTGGGCCTCGGTTCGGCGCTGGTGGCTGCCGCTGCTGCTGCCGCGCCCGCGGACGCAGCCGACAACTCAGGCCGGGCGGGCTCCTCCCCCGCTGACGCACCCGCGTCCGACAACTCAGGCTGGGCGATCGGCGACCGCGTCTGCGCGCTGCTCGGCGGCGGCGGCTACGCGGAACGCGTCGCGGTCGACGCCGGGCTGGTCCTCCCCCAACCTGCAATGACGACACTGGTCGACGCCGCGGGCCTCCCCGAGGTCGCCGCGACCGTGTGGTCGAACGTCTTCGAGAACGGCGGCCTCCGCGAGGGGCAGACGCTGCTCGTCCACGGCGGCACGAGCGGCATCGGCACGATGGCCATCCAGCTCGGCATCGCCGTCGGAGCCCGCGTCGTCGCGACGGCCGGCTCCGCCGAGAAGGTGGCCTTCTGCGAGAGCCTCGGCGCGATCGGCGTCAACTACCGCGAGGACGACTTCGTCGCCGCGGCGAAGGCGGCGACCGACGGTCGCGGCGTCGACGTGATCCTCGACCTCGTCGGCGGCGACTACCTGGCCCGCAACATCGACGCCCTCGCCACGGCGGGCACCATCGCGGTGATCGCGAACCAAAGCGGCTCGGCGAGCACGTTCCAGCTCGGCGCGCTGATGGGCAAGCGGGGTCGGATCTGGGCGACGACGCTCCGGGCCCGCCCCCTCGCCGAGAAGGTCGCGATCATCGCCGGCGTGCGCGAGCACGTCTGGCCGCTCATCGCCGCGGGATCGGTGAGGCCGATCATCGACCGCGTGTTCCCCCTGGCCGACGCCGCCGACGCCCACCGCCGGATGGAGGGCGGCGACCACATCGGCAAGCTGCTCCTCACTCCGTAG
- a CDS encoding toll/interleukin-1 receptor domain-containing protein, translating to MRAGQDSVIRDVFLCHAWDDRRGAATELNDLLENKDVSVWFSERDIILGQPFMREIDKGLAKSRTGLVLVTPAFLKRIENGGVSDKELSALLARDLLIPVVHGTTYEELRAVSPLLGSRHGFDTSEDSFEVIAGKVAEMVSVELLV from the coding sequence ATGCGCGCTGGTCAGGATTCCGTCATCCGAGACGTCTTCCTCTGCCACGCTTGGGACGACCGCCGGGGCGCCGCTACCGAGCTCAATGACCTTCTTGAAAACAAAGATGTGTCCGTCTGGTTCAGCGAGCGAGACATCATTCTGGGTCAGCCATTCATGCGGGAAATCGACAAGGGGCTGGCCAAGTCTCGGACGGGCCTCGTTCTCGTGACGCCTGCGTTCTTAAAGCGCATCGAGAACGGTGGCGTCTCCGACAAGGAGCTGTCGGCCTTGCTCGCGCGCGATCTTCTCATCCCCGTCGTCCACGGCACGACCTACGAGGAGTTGAGGGCCGTTAGCCCTCTCCTGGGATCCCGCCATGGATTCGACACGTCAGAAGATTCCTTCGAGGTGATCGCCGGAAAGGTGGCAGAAATGGTTTCCGTCGAGCTGCTGGTTTAG
- a CDS encoding DUF6286 domain-containing protein — translation MTTTAPAGDSRQDPRPGAATSPVPASAYRRILRRETHSSRSGATIVVLVLLALVAAYLGVEAVYAGLGLKPLLFSPTDVLATLVSASTSQAGIVIGAGVVAALLGIVLIVIALAPGRRGRHTIDDPRVAVVVDDQVIAASLSRRARLAGGLASGQVSAWVSRRSAQVTITPASGASTDESAVLEAARDDLDTIGYRPAVTPQVRVSNSGRLGA, via the coding sequence ATGACCACCACAGCCCCCGCGGGTGACAGCCGGCAGGATCCCCGGCCCGGCGCCGCGACCTCGCCCGTCCCCGCCTCGGCCTACCGCCGCATCCTGCGCCGCGAGACGCACTCGTCGCGCTCGGGCGCGACGATCGTCGTCCTCGTCCTGCTCGCGCTCGTCGCCGCCTACCTCGGCGTCGAAGCCGTCTACGCCGGGCTCGGGCTCAAGCCCCTGCTCTTCTCGCCGACCGACGTCCTCGCGACGCTCGTCTCCGCGTCGACCTCGCAGGCCGGGATCGTGATCGGAGCGGGCGTCGTCGCGGCACTGCTCGGCATCGTCCTCATCGTGATCGCGCTGGCCCCCGGCCGTCGTGGACGCCACACGATCGACGACCCCCGGGTCGCCGTCGTCGTCGACGACCAGGTGATCGCCGCCTCGCTCAGCCGGCGCGCCCGCCTCGCGGGAGGCCTCGCCTCCGGCCAGGTCAGCGCCTGGGTCTCGCGCCGCAGCGCTCAGGTCACGATCACCCCCGCATCCGGCGCCTCCACCGACGAGAGCGCCGTGCTCGAAGCGGCGCGCGACGACCTCGACACGATCGGGTACCGTCCCGCTGTGACGCCGCAGGTGCGCGTCAGCAACTCCGGAAGGCTCGGCGCATGA
- a CDS encoding Asp23/Gls24 family envelope stress response protein, with protein MSDQSVTLERLSDYLDRGRSPYDPRIEDDPEVSSQLATLERLRVLSGQLVSDEAAAIPAPDPGWLSGVMDRVRQEARSGRDIPLGSGDLRYRLHMTEGAVRGLIREAGDSVPGSVVISCALTGDVEQPGSTVRVEVTISALRGEFVPAMADEVREAVTRRLLEQTELVVEAVDIVVGDIHLFETEGGAS; from the coding sequence ATGAGCGACCAGAGCGTGACGCTCGAGCGCCTCTCCGACTACCTCGACCGAGGCCGCTCCCCCTACGATCCGCGGATCGAGGACGACCCCGAGGTGTCCAGCCAGCTCGCGACCCTGGAGCGCCTGCGGGTGCTGTCGGGGCAGCTCGTGTCCGACGAAGCTGCCGCGATTCCCGCTCCCGACCCGGGCTGGCTGAGCGGTGTGATGGACAGGGTCCGGCAGGAGGCCCGGTCCGGCCGGGACATCCCCCTGGGGTCCGGCGACCTGCGCTACCGGCTGCACATGACCGAGGGTGCCGTGCGCGGGCTGATCCGCGAGGCCGGCGACTCGGTGCCCGGCTCCGTCGTCATCTCGTGCGCGCTGACCGGCGACGTGGAGCAGCCCGGCTCGACCGTGCGCGTCGAGGTGACGATCAGCGCCCTCCGCGGCGAGTTCGTGCCGGCGATGGCCGACGAGGTGCGCGAGGCGGTGACGCGGCGGCTCCTCGAGCAGACGGAGCTCGTCGTCGAGGCCGTCGACATCGTCGTCGGCGACATCCACCTCTTCGAGACCGAGGGAGGGGCGTCATGA
- a CDS encoding RNA polymerase sigma factor gives MNVTERPLEDEAAPGPAPSRLDTASDGLLARRAADGDEYAFEVLLRRHLSLMTAYATRLTSSRADAYDAVQEASIAIWRELPTLTTPDAVRGWMMRIVSRKAFDLIRSRKPSSDIDDEAVAAVLPVSDVDDPARLAGTSDAMVGLRAALDRLPVMQRQAWILREIGGESYARIAENLGITTTAARGQLARARETLTREMEAWR, from the coding sequence GTGAACGTCACGGAACGACCCCTCGAAGACGAAGCGGCCCCCGGCCCCGCTCCTTCGCGGCTCGACACGGCGTCCGACGGCCTGCTCGCGAGACGGGCGGCGGACGGCGACGAGTACGCGTTCGAGGTCCTGCTGCGCCGGCACCTGTCGCTCATGACGGCGTACGCGACGCGCCTGACGTCGTCGCGGGCCGACGCCTACGACGCCGTGCAGGAGGCGTCGATCGCCATCTGGCGCGAGCTGCCGACCCTCACCACGCCGGATGCGGTGCGCGGCTGGATGATGCGCATCGTCTCCCGGAAGGCGTTCGACCTGATCCGCTCGCGCAAGCCGTCGTCCGACATCGACGACGAGGCGGTCGCCGCGGTGCTCCCCGTCTCCGACGTCGACGACCCGGCGCGCCTCGCGGGCACCTCCGACGCGATGGTCGGGCTGCGGGCCGCGCTCGACCGGTTGCCGGTGATGCAGCGGCAGGCCTGGATCCTGCGCGAGATCGGCGGGGAGTCGTACGCCCGCATCGCCGAGAACCTCGGCATCACGACCACCGCGGCCCGCGGGCAACTCGCCCGGGCCCGAGAAACCCTGACCAGAGAGATGGAGGCCTGGCGATGA